A window of Pomacea canaliculata isolate SZHN2017 linkage group LG3, ASM307304v1, whole genome shotgun sequence contains these coding sequences:
- the LOC112560134 gene encoding chromosome-associated kinesin KIF4A-like isoform X2 — protein MPSENIKIKVVGRCRPLTPEEIAKGSKSVVNIQGKDKIIINAAGKEQSYSLDSAFGADSKNADIYESKCDALLHRALEGYNITIMAFGATGSGKSYLMSGNEEDPGIVPLLSQKLFQNLKQRTGKEYMVTASFLEIMDEKMLDLLNPHNNPMTLRQHIIKGIFVDGLSEMVVQSAEDLAQLYDQGLHARCIGAADVKAHRERAHAIFTITVEQKEHQSSKIGVRSTITLVELAGCEISESANHTVVAGNQGILKVLSALGDSKQKGGHVPYRESLVTRLLQDSLGGNCITLMLVTVSSRDKAYQETHTALQYAQYTKTIQNHVKMNLDDTQDIISELRHEISKLRNKITSASEPNRDDVAKMEDLIKDLQLAKKQTWEEKERLSGQYEEERKINLANKGVLEWVMDSMKKGSRELQEKILLLQKERDLISEQYKAKRKDVDELKEDLQKKIMDYTKYTESGKKSESETKKLVTAIHELKERLKRETEALRKIKDNLSLVQARQQQEREHARAQMTGMKGNAELRQKVELEERKRMEQEHKAMIDEEMEKSKLDVESELAEIQMREADGYKYSTKEGAELERTLAQLRADKPVIAMKLQTMQKEKEYVEAELEDVYRMHNEQLELQQLQHYQTFRRYREMFEEQKAAIDQRYRQLLEDCIQDSVFLSSRNSELATENQSLKQYIAVMKDAITKLGGKIPSAVDLNG, from the exons atg CCTtcggaaaatataaaaattaaggtTGTCGGGCGATGCCGACCTCTGACACCAGAAGAAATAGCAAAAGGAAGCAAATCAGTGGTCAACATACAgggaaaagataaaattatcATTAATGCGGCAGGCAAG GAACAGTCATACTCTTTGGACAGTGCATTTGGAGCTGATTCCAAAAAT GCAGATATTTATGAAAGCAAGTGTGATGCTTTGCTCCACAGAGCTTTAGAAGGGTACAACATCACAATCATGGCTTTTGGTGCA ACAGGCAGTGGTAAAAGTTACCTGATGTCAGGAAATGAGGAAGATCCTGGCATTGTTCCACTG ctgagtcAGAAGTTGTTCCAGAATTTGAAGCAAAGGACTGGCAAGGAGTATATGGTCACTGCTTCTTTTCTGGAG ATAATGGATGAGAAGATGCTTGATCTCCTCAATCCACACAACAATCCCATGACTCTGAGGCAGCACATTATTAAAGGAAT CTTTGTTGACGGATTGTCTGAGATGGTAGTGCAGTCTGCAGAAGATCTGGCTCAGTTGTATGACCAGGGACTTCATGCCAGATGCATTGGTGCAGCTGATGTGAAGGCTCACAGAGAAAG GGCACATGCCATATTTACCATAACAGTTGAGCAGAAGGAGCATCAGTCCAGCAAAATAGGGGTCCGCTCTACTATCACTCTTGTGGAGCTGGCCG GTTGTGAAATCTCAGAAAGCGCTAATCACACAGTTGTGGCTGG AAATCAAGGCATCCTGAAAGTACTCAGTGCTCTTGGCGACTCAAAGCAAAAAGGCGGGCATGTTCCGTATAGGGAATCTTTGGTCACACGGTTACTACAG gATTCACTGGGTGGAAACTGCATCACACTGATGTTAGTAACAGTGTCCTCTCGAG ATAAGGCATACCAGGAGACACACACAGCTCTGCAGTATGCACAGTATACTAAAACTATTCAAAATCATGTGAAGATGAACTTG GATGACACTCAAGACATCATTTCCGAACTGCGACACGAAATCTCAAAACTACGGAATAAAATCACCAGTGCTTCTGAGCCAAACAGGGATGATGTTGCAAAGATGGAG GATCTGATTAAAGACCTTCAGCTAGCAAAGAAACAGACAtgggaagaaaaagaacgaCTCTCAGGCCAGTACGAAGAAGAACGCAAAATCAATCTAGCAAATAAG GGCGTTCTTGAGTGGGTGATGGACAGCATGAAGAAAGGAAGCAGAGAGTTGCAGGAAAAGATTCTGCTGcttcagaaagagagagatttg ATCTCAGAACAATACAAGGCAAAGCGTAAAGATGTGGATGAACTAAAGGAagacctgcaaaaaaaaattatggattACACTAAATATACAGAAAGTG GCAAGAAATCAGAGTCAGAAACCAAGAAGCTGGTGACAGCAATCCATGAACTCAAAGAACGACTGAAACGTGAGACGGAAGCACttagaaaaattaaagacaaccTTAGTTTGGTGCAGGCACGCCAGCAGCAAGAAAGAGAG catgcacgtgcacagatGACTGGCATGAAAGGAAATGCTGAACTTAGACAGAAAGTTGAa cTTGAAGAACGGAAAAGAATGGAGCAAGAACACAAGGCCATGATTGatgaagaaatggagaaaagcAAGCTGGATGTGGAGAGTGAACTGGCTGAGATTCAG ATGAGGGAAGCAGATGGCTATAAATACAGTACAAAGGAAGGTGCTGAATTAGAAAGGACTTTGGCTCAACTGCGAGCTGACAAACCTGTGATtgcaatgaaa CTTCAGACCATGCAAAAGGAGAAAGAATATGTGGAAGCAGAACTGGAAGATGTCTACAGGATGCACAATGAGCAACTGGAGCTTCAGCAACTGCAGCATTATCAG ACTTTCCGGCGCTATCGAGAGATGTTTGAGGAACAGAAGGCAGCTATTGACCAACGCTACAGACAGCTGTTGGAGGACTGCATTCAGGACTCAGTATTCCTGTCTTCGAGAAACAGTGAACTAGCAACAGAAAATCAGAGTCTTAAACAAT ACATTGCCGTGATGAAAGATGCCATCACCAAGCTTGGGGGAAAAATCCCATCAGCCGTGGATCTTAATGGCTGA
- the LOC112560134 gene encoding chromosome-associated kinesin KIF4A-like isoform X1: MPSENIKIKVVGRCRPLTPEEIAKGSKSVVNIQGKDKIIINAAGKEQSYSLDSAFGADSKNADIYESKCDALLHRALEGYNITIMAFGATGSGKSYLMSGNEEDPGIVPLLSQKLFQNLKQRTGKEYMVTASFLEIMDEKMLDLLNPHNNPMTLRQHIIKGIFVDGLSEMVVQSAEDLAQLYDQGLHARCIGAADVKAHRERAHAIFTITVEQKEHQSSKIGVRSTITLVELAGCEISESANHTVVAGNQGILKVLSALGDSKQKGGHVPYRESLVTRLLQDSLGGNCITLMLVTVSSRDKAYQETHTALQYAQYTKTIQNHVKMNLDDTQDIISELRHEISKLRNKITSASEPNRDDVAKMEDLIKDLQLAKKQTWEEKERLSGQYEEERKINLANKGVLEWVMDSMKKGSRELQEKILLLQKERDLISEQYKAKRKDVDELKEDLQKKIMDYTKYTESGKKSESETKKLVTAIHELKERLKRETEALRKIKDNLSLVQARQQQEREHARAQMTGMKGNAELRQKVELEERKRMEQEHKAMIDEEMEKSKLDVESELAEIQMREADGYKYSTKEGAELERTLAQLRADKPVIAMKLQTMQKEKEYVEAELEDVYRMHNEQLELQQLQHYQTFRRYREMFEEQKAAIDQRYRQLLEDCIQDSVFLSSRNSELATENQSLKQYIAVMKDAITKLGGKIPSAVDLNG; this comes from the exons ATg CCTtcggaaaatataaaaattaaggtTGTCGGGCGATGCCGACCTCTGACACCAGAAGAAATAGCAAAAGGAAGCAAATCAGTGGTCAACATACAgggaaaagataaaattatcATTAATGCGGCAGGCAAG GAACAGTCATACTCTTTGGACAGTGCATTTGGAGCTGATTCCAAAAAT GCAGATATTTATGAAAGCAAGTGTGATGCTTTGCTCCACAGAGCTTTAGAAGGGTACAACATCACAATCATGGCTTTTGGTGCA ACAGGCAGTGGTAAAAGTTACCTGATGTCAGGAAATGAGGAAGATCCTGGCATTGTTCCACTG ctgagtcAGAAGTTGTTCCAGAATTTGAAGCAAAGGACTGGCAAGGAGTATATGGTCACTGCTTCTTTTCTGGAG ATAATGGATGAGAAGATGCTTGATCTCCTCAATCCACACAACAATCCCATGACTCTGAGGCAGCACATTATTAAAGGAAT CTTTGTTGACGGATTGTCTGAGATGGTAGTGCAGTCTGCAGAAGATCTGGCTCAGTTGTATGACCAGGGACTTCATGCCAGATGCATTGGTGCAGCTGATGTGAAGGCTCACAGAGAAAG GGCACATGCCATATTTACCATAACAGTTGAGCAGAAGGAGCATCAGTCCAGCAAAATAGGGGTCCGCTCTACTATCACTCTTGTGGAGCTGGCCG GTTGTGAAATCTCAGAAAGCGCTAATCACACAGTTGTGGCTGG AAATCAAGGCATCCTGAAAGTACTCAGTGCTCTTGGCGACTCAAAGCAAAAAGGCGGGCATGTTCCGTATAGGGAATCTTTGGTCACACGGTTACTACAG gATTCACTGGGTGGAAACTGCATCACACTGATGTTAGTAACAGTGTCCTCTCGAG ATAAGGCATACCAGGAGACACACACAGCTCTGCAGTATGCACAGTATACTAAAACTATTCAAAATCATGTGAAGATGAACTTG GATGACACTCAAGACATCATTTCCGAACTGCGACACGAAATCTCAAAACTACGGAATAAAATCACCAGTGCTTCTGAGCCAAACAGGGATGATGTTGCAAAGATGGAG GATCTGATTAAAGACCTTCAGCTAGCAAAGAAACAGACAtgggaagaaaaagaacgaCTCTCAGGCCAGTACGAAGAAGAACGCAAAATCAATCTAGCAAATAAG GGCGTTCTTGAGTGGGTGATGGACAGCATGAAGAAAGGAAGCAGAGAGTTGCAGGAAAAGATTCTGCTGcttcagaaagagagagatttg ATCTCAGAACAATACAAGGCAAAGCGTAAAGATGTGGATGAACTAAAGGAagacctgcaaaaaaaaattatggattACACTAAATATACAGAAAGTG GCAAGAAATCAGAGTCAGAAACCAAGAAGCTGGTGACAGCAATCCATGAACTCAAAGAACGACTGAAACGTGAGACGGAAGCACttagaaaaattaaagacaaccTTAGTTTGGTGCAGGCACGCCAGCAGCAAGAAAGAGAG catgcacgtgcacagatGACTGGCATGAAAGGAAATGCTGAACTTAGACAGAAAGTTGAa cTTGAAGAACGGAAAAGAATGGAGCAAGAACACAAGGCCATGATTGatgaagaaatggagaaaagcAAGCTGGATGTGGAGAGTGAACTGGCTGAGATTCAG ATGAGGGAAGCAGATGGCTATAAATACAGTACAAAGGAAGGTGCTGAATTAGAAAGGACTTTGGCTCAACTGCGAGCTGACAAACCTGTGATtgcaatgaaa CTTCAGACCATGCAAAAGGAGAAAGAATATGTGGAAGCAGAACTGGAAGATGTCTACAGGATGCACAATGAGCAACTGGAGCTTCAGCAACTGCAGCATTATCAG ACTTTCCGGCGCTATCGAGAGATGTTTGAGGAACAGAAGGCAGCTATTGACCAACGCTACAGACAGCTGTTGGAGGACTGCATTCAGGACTCAGTATTCCTGTCTTCGAGAAACAGTGAACTAGCAACAGAAAATCAGAGTCTTAAACAAT ACATTGCCGTGATGAAAGATGCCATCACCAAGCTTGGGGGAAAAATCCCATCAGCCGTGGATCTTAATGGCTGA
- the LOC112560134 gene encoding chromosome-associated kinesin KIF4A-like isoform X3 — protein MPSENIKIKVVGRCRPLTPEEIAKGSKSVVNIQGKDKIIINAAGKEQSYSLDSAFGADSKNADIYESKCDALLHRALEGYNITIMAFGATGSGKSYLMSGNEEDPGIVPLLSQKLFQNLKQRTGKEYMVTASFLEIMDEKMLDLLNPHNNPMTLRQHIIKGIFVDGLSEMVVQSAEDLAQLYDQGLHARCIGAADVKAHRERAHAIFTITVEQKEHQSSKIGVRSTITLVELAGCEISESANHTVVAGNQGILKVLSALGDSKQKGGHVPYRESLVTRLLQDSLGGNCITLMLVTVSSRDKAYQETHTALQYAQYTKTIQNHVKMNLDDTQDIISELRHEISKLRNKITSASEPNRDDVAKMEDLIKDLQLAKKQTWEEKERLSGQYEEERKINLANKGVLEWVMDSMKKGSRELQEKILLLQKERDLISEQYKAKRKDVDELKEDLQKKIMDYTKYTESKKSESETKKLVTAIHELKERLKRETEALRKIKDNLSLVQARQQQEREHARAQMTGMKGNAELRQKVELEERKRMEQEHKAMIDEEMEKSKLDVESELAEIQMREADGYKYSTKEGAELERTLAQLRADKPVIAMKLQTMQKEKEYVEAELEDVYRMHNEQLELQQLQHYQTFRRYREMFEEQKAAIDQRYRQLLEDCIQDSVFLSSRNSELATENQSLKQYIAVMKDAITKLGGKIPSAVDLNG, from the exons ATg CCTtcggaaaatataaaaattaaggtTGTCGGGCGATGCCGACCTCTGACACCAGAAGAAATAGCAAAAGGAAGCAAATCAGTGGTCAACATACAgggaaaagataaaattatcATTAATGCGGCAGGCAAG GAACAGTCATACTCTTTGGACAGTGCATTTGGAGCTGATTCCAAAAAT GCAGATATTTATGAAAGCAAGTGTGATGCTTTGCTCCACAGAGCTTTAGAAGGGTACAACATCACAATCATGGCTTTTGGTGCA ACAGGCAGTGGTAAAAGTTACCTGATGTCAGGAAATGAGGAAGATCCTGGCATTGTTCCACTG ctgagtcAGAAGTTGTTCCAGAATTTGAAGCAAAGGACTGGCAAGGAGTATATGGTCACTGCTTCTTTTCTGGAG ATAATGGATGAGAAGATGCTTGATCTCCTCAATCCACACAACAATCCCATGACTCTGAGGCAGCACATTATTAAAGGAAT CTTTGTTGACGGATTGTCTGAGATGGTAGTGCAGTCTGCAGAAGATCTGGCTCAGTTGTATGACCAGGGACTTCATGCCAGATGCATTGGTGCAGCTGATGTGAAGGCTCACAGAGAAAG GGCACATGCCATATTTACCATAACAGTTGAGCAGAAGGAGCATCAGTCCAGCAAAATAGGGGTCCGCTCTACTATCACTCTTGTGGAGCTGGCCG GTTGTGAAATCTCAGAAAGCGCTAATCACACAGTTGTGGCTGG AAATCAAGGCATCCTGAAAGTACTCAGTGCTCTTGGCGACTCAAAGCAAAAAGGCGGGCATGTTCCGTATAGGGAATCTTTGGTCACACGGTTACTACAG gATTCACTGGGTGGAAACTGCATCACACTGATGTTAGTAACAGTGTCCTCTCGAG ATAAGGCATACCAGGAGACACACACAGCTCTGCAGTATGCACAGTATACTAAAACTATTCAAAATCATGTGAAGATGAACTTG GATGACACTCAAGACATCATTTCCGAACTGCGACACGAAATCTCAAAACTACGGAATAAAATCACCAGTGCTTCTGAGCCAAACAGGGATGATGTTGCAAAGATGGAG GATCTGATTAAAGACCTTCAGCTAGCAAAGAAACAGACAtgggaagaaaaagaacgaCTCTCAGGCCAGTACGAAGAAGAACGCAAAATCAATCTAGCAAATAAG GGCGTTCTTGAGTGGGTGATGGACAGCATGAAGAAAGGAAGCAGAGAGTTGCAGGAAAAGATTCTGCTGcttcagaaagagagagatttg ATCTCAGAACAATACAAGGCAAAGCGTAAAGATGTGGATGAACTAAAGGAagacctgcaaaaaaaaattatggattACACTAAATATACAGAAA GCAAGAAATCAGAGTCAGAAACCAAGAAGCTGGTGACAGCAATCCATGAACTCAAAGAACGACTGAAACGTGAGACGGAAGCACttagaaaaattaaagacaaccTTAGTTTGGTGCAGGCACGCCAGCAGCAAGAAAGAGAG catgcacgtgcacagatGACTGGCATGAAAGGAAATGCTGAACTTAGACAGAAAGTTGAa cTTGAAGAACGGAAAAGAATGGAGCAAGAACACAAGGCCATGATTGatgaagaaatggagaaaagcAAGCTGGATGTGGAGAGTGAACTGGCTGAGATTCAG ATGAGGGAAGCAGATGGCTATAAATACAGTACAAAGGAAGGTGCTGAATTAGAAAGGACTTTGGCTCAACTGCGAGCTGACAAACCTGTGATtgcaatgaaa CTTCAGACCATGCAAAAGGAGAAAGAATATGTGGAAGCAGAACTGGAAGATGTCTACAGGATGCACAATGAGCAACTGGAGCTTCAGCAACTGCAGCATTATCAG ACTTTCCGGCGCTATCGAGAGATGTTTGAGGAACAGAAGGCAGCTATTGACCAACGCTACAGACAGCTGTTGGAGGACTGCATTCAGGACTCAGTATTCCTGTCTTCGAGAAACAGTGAACTAGCAACAGAAAATCAGAGTCTTAAACAAT ACATTGCCGTGATGAAAGATGCCATCACCAAGCTTGGGGGAAAAATCCCATCAGCCGTGGATCTTAATGGCTGA
- the LOC112560135 gene encoding histone PARylation factor 1-like encodes MATPAKVDQKPICKYGANCYRKNEDHLKQYRHPKKKHEDDEEKPPKKKKQEPTKAVTHKHAAITDYFKGNQNNGEAGLSNKTDDEKVLQKEEENKSSDNMQEDKCDKDVEDLEHMPESPSDIQANIKSKFLVEMPKDFYDFWKFCQKMNAEDPLDALQETLGYTLVGPYDVVAGRHRDVERNSAARRPNFLLHWRYYYDPPEFLTVIKGDDEKQFHIGYFRDDPREMPVFVASNCAKENGNIIPVGDNLFAAVHHSITAELKNTGLSKDKKDSLLNLQKKLKSAAHAEGYALELETKRMKERNKKSVCKTFHGAGMVVPVDANEVGYRPVPETQGDLKKMLARIRDSKTEADQTKNFEQLQELVTLVQFANDECDYGEGLELGLDLFSFGGECFHSVIGSLLTLAYQLLGRLEYSKIIEAHLARRSHSANLSEID; translated from the exons ATGGCAACTCCAGCGAAAGTCGATCAGAAGCCAATTTGCAAATACGGCGCCAACTGCTATCGTAAAAATGAAGATCACCTAAAACAATATCGTCATCCCAAGAAGAAACATGAAGAT GACGAGGAAAAACCacccaagaaaaagaaacaagagcCGACGAAAGCAGTGACACACAAGCATGCAGCGattacagattattttaaaggaaatcaGAATAATGGAGAAGCGGGTTTATCTAATAAAACAGACGATGAGAAAG ttttgcaaaaagaagaggaaaacaagTCATCAGATAACATGCAGGAGGACAAATGTGACAAGGATGTGGAAGACCTTGAGCATATGCCAGAATCTCCCTCAGACATACAAGCCAACATCAAGTCCAAATTCTTGGTGGAAATGCCAAAGGACTTCTATGATTTCTGGAAATTTTGCCAAAAAATGAATGCTGAAGATCCTTTGG ATGCCTTGCAAGAAACACTAGGCTACACACTGGTTGGACCATATGATGTTGTGGCAGGAAGACATAGAGATGTTGAACGAAACAGTGCTGCCAGGAGGCCAAACTTCTTGCTGCATTGGCGGTACTATTATGATCCTCCGGAGTTTTTGACTGTTATTAAAGGAGATGATGAAAAGCAATTCCACATAGGATATTTTAG GGATGACCCAAGAGAAATGCCAGTATTTGTGGCTAGCAACTGtgcaaaagaaaatggaaacataATACCAGTAGGAGATAACCTTTTCGCAGCAGTCCA TCACAGCATCACTGCAGAACTGAAAAACACAGGTTTGTCCAAAGACAAGAAGGACTCTTTGCTAAATCTGCAGAAGAAACTAAAGTCAGCTGCACATGCCGAAGGCTATGCTCTTGAGCTGGAAACAAAacggatgaaagaaagaaacaaaaagagtgTATGTAAAACATTTCATGGTGCCGGAATGGTTGTTCCGGTGGATGCTAATGAAGTTGGCTATCGGCCTGTGCCAGAAACACAAG GTGACTTAAAGAAAATGCTGGCTCGCATCAGAGACAGCAAGACAGAAGCAGACCAGACTAAGAACTTTGAGCAGCTGCAGGAGCTTGTCACACTGGTGCAGTTTGCCAATGATGAGTGTGATTATGGAGAAGGCCTGGAACTTGGACTTGATCTTTTCAGCTTTGGTGGAGAATGTTTTCATTCTGTGATTGGCAGTCTGCTGACTCTGGCATACCAGTTGCTCGGGAGGCTTGAATACAGCAAGATCATTGAGGCACACTTAGCCAGAAGATCTCATTCTGCAAATCTGAGTGAAATTGACTGA